One Microbacterium sp. No. 7 genomic window carries:
- a CDS encoding enoyl-CoA hydratase/isomerase family protein, which produces MSDPVSHQVVARVEGAIGHLTLDRPRAINALDIGMIRDLAAALDGWRHDDRVRVVLLDGAGDRGLCAGGDVRALWERIVAGHPEDVAPFFRAEYALNARIAEYPKPIVAIADGVTMGGGIGLAGHAGTRVVTERSKLAMPETRIGLTPDVGGSWLLARAPGRLGEYLGLTGAVMDAADAVFAGFANVVVPSGRLAELATWLGDTSAEAGDGSGGNAGAGTGAGRDAAVDAASLRAALADRFGVAPGPSRFDDDGAAGDRPWIDDAFAAGTVAEIVARLRARPEPAASATADLLGELSPTSLAVTLAAVRSARALPGLRAALAQEFGLVTWFAHTQPDLVEGIRAQLVDKDRTPAWRPASIAEVPAGVADEALAFAPDPPLWG; this is translated from the coding sequence ATGAGTGACCCCGTCTCGCACCAGGTCGTCGCCCGCGTGGAGGGCGCGATCGGGCACCTCACCCTCGACCGCCCGCGGGCGATCAACGCGCTCGACATCGGCATGATCCGCGACCTCGCCGCTGCCCTCGACGGCTGGCGGCACGACGACCGCGTGCGCGTCGTGCTGCTCGACGGCGCCGGCGACCGCGGCCTGTGCGCCGGCGGCGACGTGCGCGCCCTCTGGGAGCGGATCGTCGCGGGCCACCCCGAGGACGTCGCCCCCTTCTTCCGTGCGGAGTACGCGCTCAACGCCCGCATCGCCGAGTATCCGAAGCCGATCGTCGCGATCGCCGACGGCGTCACGATGGGCGGCGGCATCGGGCTCGCGGGGCACGCCGGCACCCGCGTCGTCACGGAGCGCTCGAAGCTCGCGATGCCCGAGACGCGCATCGGCCTCACCCCCGACGTCGGCGGCTCGTGGCTGCTCGCCCGCGCCCCCGGGCGCCTCGGCGAGTACCTCGGCCTCACGGGGGCCGTGATGGATGCCGCGGACGCCGTGTTCGCGGGCTTCGCCAACGTCGTCGTGCCCTCCGGCCGGCTCGCCGAGCTCGCGACCTGGCTCGGCGACACGAGCGCGGAGGCGGGCGACGGATCGGGCGGGAACGCGGGCGCGGGGACCGGCGCGGGGCGGGATGCCGCTGTCGACGCCGCGTCGTTGCGCGCGGCGCTCGCCGACCGGTTCGGCGTCGCGCCCGGACCGTCGCGGTTCGACGACGACGGCGCAGCGGGCGATCGCCCGTGGATCGACGACGCCTTCGCCGCCGGCACGGTCGCCGAGATCGTCGCGCGGCTGCGCGCGCGGCCCGAGCCCGCGGCATCCGCCACGGCCGACCTGCTCGGCGAGCTCTCGCCGACGAGCCTCGCCGTCACGCTCGCGGCCGTGCGGTCGGCCCGCGCGCTGCCCGGCCTGCGGGCGGCCCTCGCGCAGGAGTTCGGCCTCGTGACCTGGTTCGCGCACACGCAGCCCGACCTCGTCGAGGGCATCCGCGCGCAGCTCGTCGACAAGGACCGCACGCCCGCGTGGCGCCCCGCGTCGATCGCCGAGGTGCCCGCGGGCGTCGCCGACGAGGCGCTCGCGTTCGCCCCCGATCCGCCGCTGTGGGGCTGA
- a CDS encoding MFS transporter: MSGSRLKATTARGAAIDARLDALPRVPLGFVGSLGLLVCYFSANYEISVFALVGPSLLVNFGLAVTDLGVPVFWNLAGYAVGAYLFGAIADRFGRQKGLLATVIVLAAGSALSGLAWDLASFTFFRFVAGAGMGAVLAICSTYIGELAPAHLRGKYLAKIYTVQAILLIAVSFASLWVLENWENGWRFLLAFGGIAVLVVFALHDRGLPESPRWLAAVGRIDRAERVTDLLTRGSSAAPSPADESETEDAADAAPADDDERRPLRILATQPSLGRMAIILTFWLVYYLAAYGFLSYTPLILEGLGIAASDSLLVTVLGRLAAVVTPLAMIFLIERVERRTLIIQGTLMIAAGLLLLFLPFGAVSGTLGVFLVTLGIGWSVTPAYIYMVEIFPTRARGTAASISEGVGHLGGAVAPFVVLPILVTFGASTAVWVLAGAALLAGLVVRFGPRTRGTSISEAETADETA, from the coding sequence ATGTCCGGATCACGTTTGAAAGCCACCACCGCCCGAGGGGCCGCGATCGATGCGCGGCTCGACGCGCTGCCACGCGTCCCCCTCGGCTTCGTCGGCTCGCTCGGCCTGCTCGTCTGCTACTTCTCCGCGAACTACGAGATCAGCGTCTTCGCCCTCGTCGGACCCTCGCTCCTCGTCAACTTCGGCCTCGCCGTGACCGACCTCGGCGTGCCCGTGTTCTGGAACCTCGCCGGCTACGCGGTCGGCGCCTACCTGTTCGGCGCCATCGCCGATCGGTTCGGGCGGCAGAAGGGCCTCCTCGCCACGGTCATCGTGCTCGCCGCCGGCAGCGCGCTGTCGGGGCTCGCATGGGACCTCGCCTCGTTCACCTTCTTCCGCTTCGTCGCCGGCGCCGGCATGGGCGCCGTGCTCGCGATCTGCTCGACCTACATCGGCGAGCTCGCGCCGGCGCACCTCCGCGGCAAGTACCTGGCGAAGATCTACACCGTCCAGGCGATCCTGCTCATCGCCGTGAGCTTCGCATCGCTCTGGGTGCTGGAGAACTGGGAGAACGGCTGGCGCTTCCTGCTCGCGTTCGGCGGCATCGCCGTGCTCGTCGTCTTCGCGCTGCACGACAGGGGGCTGCCCGAGTCGCCGCGCTGGCTGGCCGCCGTCGGCAGGATCGACCGCGCCGAGCGCGTCACCGACCTCCTCACGCGCGGCTCGTCGGCGGCACCGTCGCCCGCGGACGAGAGCGAGACCGAGGATGCCGCCGACGCGGCGCCCGCGGACGACGACGAGCGCCGTCCGCTGAGGATCCTCGCGACGCAGCCGTCGCTCGGCCGGATGGCGATCATCCTCACCTTCTGGCTCGTCTACTACCTCGCGGCGTACGGCTTCCTCAGCTACACCCCGCTCATCCTCGAGGGCCTCGGGATCGCCGCGTCCGACTCGCTCCTCGTGACCGTGCTGGGCCGCCTCGCCGCGGTCGTGACGCCGCTCGCGATGATCTTCCTGATCGAGCGCGTCGAACGTCGCACCCTCATCATCCAGGGCACGCTGATGATCGCGGCGGGCCTCCTGCTCCTGTTCCTGCCGTTCGGCGCGGTCAGCGGCACGCTCGGCGTCTTCCTCGTCACCCTCGGCATCGGCTGGTCGGTCACGCCCGCCTACATCTACATGGTCGAGATCTTCCCGACGCGGGCGCGCGGCACCGCGGCCTCCATCTCGGAGGGCGTGGGACACCTGGGCGGCGCCGTCGCACCGTTCGTCGTGCTGCCGATCCTCGTCACGTTCGGCGCCTCGACGGCCGTCTGGGTGCTCGCGGGCGCGGCGCTGCTCGCCGGTCTCGTGGTGCGGTTCGGCCCGCGCACGCGCGGCACGTCGATCTCGGAGGCCGAGACGGCCGACGAGACGGCCTGA
- a CDS encoding MBL fold metallo-hydrolase: MEPVSEAQHRAATTGGMPEPERIRERLWSLPMPMPGGFLAYTLAVVHVDERGAVTIVDPGWGSDDALERLAGFLRSIGRGLADVRTVVVTHAHHDHIGLAPRLRDAAGSTVVLSAREQASIDAEASSSDFADLDGRAVAWGVAPEVAASLRERLNEANSGTAQPEPADVLVGDGDLLPVAGASWRALLTPGHTPGHLCIVDEERRILFSGDHVLPTVHPGLGLGSGFDGNPVDAYLRSLERLSPYDDVEVVPGHGYRFRGLGPRRRSAAEHALRRAREVAAVVAAEPGLSTWEVASRLTWTGGWERLADSVMLFSGLMQTDMYRDFVETGGLDRR, from the coding sequence GTGGAACCTGTCAGCGAGGCGCAGCACCGGGCGGCGACGACGGGAGGGATGCCGGAGCCCGAGCGCATCCGCGAACGCCTCTGGTCGCTGCCCATGCCGATGCCCGGGGGATTCCTCGCCTACACGCTCGCGGTCGTGCACGTCGACGAGCGGGGCGCGGTCACGATCGTCGACCCCGGCTGGGGGTCCGACGACGCGCTGGAGCGTCTCGCCGGGTTCCTCCGCTCGATCGGCCGCGGGCTCGCCGACGTGCGCACGGTCGTCGTCACGCACGCGCACCACGATCACATCGGGCTCGCGCCCCGCCTGCGTGACGCGGCGGGGAGCACCGTCGTGCTCTCCGCGCGCGAGCAGGCGTCGATCGACGCCGAGGCGTCGTCCTCCGACTTCGCCGACCTCGACGGGCGGGCCGTCGCCTGGGGCGTCGCGCCCGAGGTCGCGGCGTCGCTGCGCGAACGCCTGAACGAGGCGAACAGCGGCACCGCACAGCCCGAGCCCGCCGACGTGCTCGTCGGCGACGGCGACCTGCTGCCCGTCGCGGGGGCGAGCTGGCGCGCGCTCCTCACCCCCGGGCACACGCCGGGGCACCTGTGCATCGTCGACGAGGAGCGGCGCATCCTGTTCTCCGGCGACCACGTGCTGCCGACCGTGCATCCGGGCCTCGGGCTCGGGAGCGGATTCGACGGCAACCCCGTCGACGCCTATCTGCGCTCGCTGGAGCGACTGAGCCCCTACGACGACGTCGAGGTCGTCCCCGGCCACGGCTACCGCTTCCGCGGGCTCGGCCCGCGCCGGCGCTCGGCCGCGGAGCACGCGCTGCGGCGCGCCCGCGAGGTCGCCGCGGTCGTCGCCGCCGAGCCCGGCCTGTCGACCTGGGAGGTCGCGTCGCGCCTCACCTGGACGGGCGGCTGGGAGCGGCTCGCCGACAGCGTCATGCTCTTCTCGGGCCTCATGCAGACCGACATGTATCGCGACTTCGTCGAGACCGGCGGCCTCGACCGCCGCTGA
- a CDS encoding NAD(P)H-dependent flavin oxidoreductase produces the protein MRTAFTELVGVEHPLVAFERSPGVVVEASKAGAFGVLAATAYTPTELDAQLTWIEEQLDGRPYGVDLLVPEQKVVADRERLVESLRAQIPQQHIDFVESLMQKYDVPALPEGATTYDPANIDASVVPRLLEVCFRHDIALIANALGTPPAEMIAGARAKGVPVASLVGKPQHAERQLAAGVDVLIAQGYEAGGHTGDIATMVLTPEILDLAGDTPVLTAGGIGSGRQLAAALTLGAAGGWAGSVWLSTVEDVAVQAIKDKLLAATSSDTERNRTRTGKPARQLVSAWHREWAAAGLPALPMPLQPMLTIDAWSRIDAASEQGHEGALELESFFVGQIVGGFRGIRTTRQVVADIVSECEERLRAAGRLVEPARI, from the coding sequence ATGAGAACCGCATTCACCGAGCTCGTCGGCGTCGAGCACCCGCTCGTCGCGTTCGAGCGCTCGCCGGGCGTCGTCGTCGAGGCGTCGAAGGCCGGCGCGTTCGGCGTGCTCGCCGCGACGGCGTACACGCCCACCGAGCTCGACGCGCAGCTCACCTGGATCGAGGAGCAGCTCGACGGCCGGCCCTACGGCGTCGACCTGCTCGTCCCCGAGCAGAAGGTCGTCGCCGACCGCGAGCGGCTCGTCGAGAGCCTGCGCGCGCAGATCCCGCAGCAGCACATCGACTTCGTCGAGTCGCTCATGCAGAAGTACGACGTCCCGGCGCTGCCCGAGGGCGCGACGACCTACGACCCGGCGAACATCGACGCGAGCGTCGTGCCGCGGCTGCTCGAGGTCTGCTTCCGCCACGACATCGCGCTCATCGCCAACGCGCTGGGCACGCCGCCCGCGGAGATGATCGCGGGCGCCCGCGCCAAGGGCGTCCCGGTCGCCTCGCTCGTCGGCAAGCCCCAGCACGCCGAGCGGCAGCTGGCCGCGGGCGTCGACGTGCTCATCGCGCAGGGCTACGAGGCGGGCGGCCACACGGGCGACATCGCGACGATGGTCCTCACGCCCGAGATCCTCGACCTCGCGGGCGACACGCCCGTGCTCACCGCGGGCGGCATCGGCTCGGGACGGCAGCTCGCCGCCGCCCTCACGCTCGGCGCCGCGGGCGGCTGGGCGGGCTCGGTGTGGCTGTCGACCGTGGAGGACGTCGCGGTGCAGGCGATCAAGGACAAGCTCCTGGCCGCCACGAGCTCCGACACCGAGCGCAACAGGACGCGCACGGGCAAGCCCGCGCGCCAGCTCGTCAGCGCGTGGCACCGGGAATGGGCGGCGGCGGGACTCCCCGCGCTGCCGATGCCGCTCCAGCCGATGCTCACGATCGACGCGTGGTCGCGCATCGACGCCGCGTCGGAGCAGGGCCACGAGGGCGCCCTCGAGCTCGAGTCGTTCTTCGTCGGCCAGATCGTCGGCGGATTCCGCGGCATCCGCACGACGCGGCAGGTCGTCGCCGACATCGTGTCGGAGTGCGAGGAGCGTCTGCGCGCGGCGGGCCGGCTCGTCGAGCCCGCCCGCATCTAG
- a CDS encoding acetate--CoA ligase family protein: MSEITPERLRSLFRPRSVALVGASDKSMFSQLAFGNLTQFGFLEHTHLVNPRNDVVHDRPAVARIADIEEPVDVAFLQVPQAVTLDALTEAAEAGVRNAVILSSGYGEAGADGKRAEAELVAHAERLGMLVLGPNHLGFANFVDQIPVTSIPGLPRRSGPIALLSQSGASSSAMLDFATMSGNDLSYMVTLGNEAMITAGHALEFFVQDESTRAIAIFMETVRQPEVFRRAALAALEAGKAVVVLKAGSSQLAARTAAAHTGALVGDDRTVDAMFRDLGVIRVDTIEDMLITAGLAAHTGPLGEGGLGIASISGGACDIIADRAEDGGVALPEIGAPTRERLGEIMPGYGTIQNPLDVTGAAVIDPSIFTRSVVALAEDPAIAVVAAVTGVPWQGEGPWQSQYLVSAIGAGAQAVSKPVLIMNQIQQPVTAYTKEILEIGGVPGVVGGLGQAVTAFGGLFRWSERRREHLAELEAERLSPGARGAVSVELPAERSGAWSEHVVRGVLAQAGIPIVPAVLAGSEDEAVEAAARLETPVALKIASPDILHKSDIGGVRLNVTGEDAVRAAYRAVRAAGETVDGARLEGVLVSPMRSGGVELLVGAVRDPDWGAVLAIALGGVFVEVFEDSVLTQVPVSPARVRQLLRRLKAAPLLDGVRGGTPADVDRLSEVISAIGDLVHALGDDLESLEVNPLRVDGGDIEALDALVTWRAGALADAH; the protein is encoded by the coding sequence ATGTCTGAGATCACCCCCGAGCGGCTGCGGTCGCTCTTCCGCCCCCGCAGCGTCGCCCTCGTCGGCGCGAGCGACAAGTCCATGTTCTCGCAGCTGGCGTTCGGCAACCTGACGCAGTTCGGGTTCCTCGAGCACACCCACCTCGTGAACCCGCGCAACGACGTCGTGCACGACCGTCCGGCCGTCGCGCGCATCGCCGACATCGAGGAGCCCGTCGACGTCGCGTTCCTGCAGGTGCCGCAGGCCGTCACGCTCGACGCGCTCACCGAGGCGGCCGAGGCCGGCGTGCGCAACGCCGTCATCCTGTCGTCCGGCTACGGCGAGGCGGGCGCCGACGGCAAGCGCGCCGAGGCCGAGCTCGTCGCGCACGCCGAGCGGCTCGGCATGCTCGTGCTCGGGCCCAACCACCTCGGGTTCGCGAACTTCGTCGACCAGATCCCCGTCACCTCCATCCCGGGGCTGCCGCGCCGGTCGGGCCCCATCGCCCTGCTCTCGCAGAGCGGCGCGAGCTCGAGCGCCATGCTCGACTTCGCGACGATGTCGGGCAACGACCTGAGCTACATGGTCACCCTCGGCAACGAGGCGATGATCACCGCCGGCCACGCGCTGGAGTTCTTCGTGCAGGACGAGTCGACGCGGGCGATCGCGATCTTCATGGAGACCGTGCGGCAGCCCGAGGTCTTCCGCCGCGCCGCGCTCGCCGCGCTGGAGGCCGGCAAGGCCGTCGTCGTGCTGAAGGCAGGCTCCAGCCAGCTCGCCGCCCGCACGGCGGCCGCGCACACGGGCGCCCTCGTGGGCGACGACCGCACGGTCGACGCGATGTTCCGCGACCTCGGGGTCATCCGCGTCGACACGATCGAGGACATGCTCATCACCGCGGGTCTCGCCGCGCACACGGGACCGCTCGGCGAGGGCGGACTCGGCATCGCCTCGATCTCGGGCGGCGCGTGCGACATCATCGCCGACCGCGCCGAGGACGGCGGCGTCGCCCTCCCCGAGATCGGCGCGCCGACGCGGGAGCGGCTGGGCGAGATCATGCCCGGGTACGGCACGATCCAGAACCCGCTCGACGTCACCGGGGCGGCGGTCATCGACCCGTCGATCTTCACCCGCAGCGTCGTCGCGCTCGCCGAGGACCCCGCGATCGCGGTCGTCGCGGCCGTCACGGGCGTGCCGTGGCAGGGCGAGGGACCGTGGCAGAGCCAGTACCTGGTGAGCGCGATCGGCGCGGGCGCCCAGGCGGTGTCGAAGCCCGTGCTGATCATGAACCAGATCCAGCAGCCCGTGACCGCCTACACCAAGGAGATCCTCGAGATCGGCGGGGTGCCGGGCGTCGTGGGCGGCCTGGGGCAGGCCGTCACCGCATTCGGCGGGCTGTTCCGCTGGTCGGAGCGTCGTCGCGAGCACCTCGCGGAGCTCGAGGCCGAGCGCCTGTCGCCGGGCGCTCGCGGCGCCGTGTCGGTCGAGCTGCCCGCCGAGCGCTCCGGCGCGTGGTCGGAGCACGTCGTGCGCGGCGTGCTCGCGCAGGCCGGCATCCCCATCGTGCCCGCCGTGCTCGCCGGCTCCGAGGACGAGGCCGTCGAGGCCGCGGCGCGGCTCGAGACGCCCGTCGCCCTGAAGATCGCGTCGCCCGACATCCTGCACAAGAGCGACATCGGCGGCGTGCGGCTGAACGTGACGGGCGAGGATGCCGTGCGCGCGGCCTACCGCGCCGTGCGCGCCGCCGGCGAGACGGTGGACGGCGCGCGGCTGGAGGGCGTGCTGGTCTCGCCCATGCGATCGGGCGGCGTGGAGCTGCTCGTCGGCGCCGTGCGCGACCCCGACTGGGGCGCCGTGCTCGCGATCGCGCTCGGCGGCGTGTTCGTGGAGGTCTTCGAGGACTCCGTGCTCACCCAGGTGCCCGTGTCGCCCGCGCGCGTGCGGCAGCTGCTGCGGCGCCTGAAGGCCGCGCCGCTGCTCGACGGCGTGCGCGGCGGCACGCCGGCCGACGTCGACCGGCTGTCGGAGGTGATCTCGGCGATCGGCGACCTCGTGCACGCCCTCGGCGACGACCTCGAGTCGCTCGAGGTGAACCCGCTGCGCGTCGACGGCGGCGACATCGAGGCCCTCGACGCCCTCGTGACCTGGCGCGCCGGCGCGCTCGCCGACGCGCACTGA
- a CDS encoding acetyl-CoA acetyltransferase, which produces MSHIDPRTPVLIGVGQIIDRLGEDGYEALSAVDLAARAAARAIDDAGGDPRSISERIDTVAGIRQFEITTPGAPVPLGRSNNFPRSVAGRIAARPARAILEVGGGQGPQHLITELAGDIAAGRSQVALAFGSEAISTTRALAAAPEKPDFGETIEGDLEDRGFGLKGLVSMEAANHGLVDAPSQYALLENARRARLGLSRAEYDAEIGRLFAPFTRVAAQNPFAAAPVERSAEELVTPTEANRPIADPYLRYVVSRDQVNQGAAVLIASVEAARELGVPEDRWVFVHGHADARERDLLDRADLSASPAARLAAGLALEMAGVAPDEVATWDFYSCFPVPVFNAAVDGLGLSPDDPRGLTLTGGLPFFGGAGNNYSMHAVAETVQRARRRPGSFGFVGANGGVMSKYSTAVYSTTPREWQADRSASIQAQIDTVEAVPQVSRARGWATIETYTVKHDRAGRKTGIVIGRLEKTGERFVAMGLEGDDEIVALLESEQPIGRRVWALSTGPGNRVTTSPERADAVRPPRAPALRDAYEHVRVERDGHLLIVTIDRPEARNALFPPAHEELSDVFDAFFADGDLWVAIITGAGEQAFCAGNDLVYSASGKPNYLPESGFAGLTSRRGMNKPVIAAVNGFAMGGGFETALAAHLVVADETAQFALSEVKVGLVAGAGGVVRLPRAIPEKVANELILTGRRIGAEEARQLGVVSRIAPAGGALEAAQALAAEILDGSPTSVRISLEVMNETRGIPDVVDAVTARTSAFDDLMSSFDAIEGITAFATKRRPQWKNQ; this is translated from the coding sequence ATGTCACACATCGACCCCCGCACCCCCGTGCTCATCGGCGTCGGCCAGATCATCGACCGGCTCGGCGAGGACGGCTATGAGGCCCTCTCCGCCGTCGACCTCGCGGCCCGCGCGGCGGCGCGCGCGATCGACGACGCCGGCGGAGACCCCCGGTCGATCAGCGAACGGATCGACACGGTCGCCGGCATCCGTCAGTTCGAGATCACGACGCCGGGCGCACCCGTGCCGCTCGGCCGGTCGAACAACTTCCCGCGTTCCGTCGCCGGGCGCATCGCCGCGCGGCCGGCCCGGGCGATCCTCGAGGTGGGCGGCGGACAGGGCCCGCAGCACCTCATCACCGAGCTCGCGGGCGACATCGCGGCCGGCCGCAGCCAGGTCGCGCTCGCCTTCGGCTCCGAGGCGATCTCGACGACGCGCGCCCTCGCCGCAGCGCCCGAGAAGCCCGACTTCGGCGAGACGATCGAGGGCGACCTGGAAGACCGCGGATTCGGGCTCAAGGGGCTCGTCTCGATGGAGGCCGCGAACCACGGCCTCGTCGACGCTCCCAGTCAGTACGCCCTGCTCGAGAACGCGCGACGCGCGCGGCTGGGCCTCTCGCGCGCGGAGTACGACGCCGAGATCGGCCGGCTGTTCGCCCCCTTCACGCGGGTCGCGGCGCAGAACCCGTTCGCGGCGGCGCCCGTGGAGCGCTCGGCCGAGGAGCTCGTGACGCCGACCGAGGCCAACCGGCCCATCGCCGACCCCTACCTGCGGTACGTCGTCTCGCGCGACCAGGTGAACCAGGGGGCGGCCGTGCTCATCGCCTCGGTCGAGGCGGCCCGCGAGCTCGGCGTCCCCGAGGACCGGTGGGTGTTCGTCCACGGCCACGCCGACGCGCGCGAGCGCGACCTGCTCGACCGCGCCGACCTCTCCGCGAGCCCGGCCGCCCGGCTCGCCGCGGGGCTCGCGCTGGAGATGGCGGGGGTCGCGCCCGACGAGGTCGCCACGTGGGACTTCTACAGCTGCTTCCCCGTCCCCGTCTTCAACGCCGCCGTCGACGGCCTCGGCCTGTCGCCCGACGACCCGCGCGGGCTCACCCTGACCGGCGGCCTGCCCTTCTTCGGCGGCGCCGGCAACAACTACTCGATGCACGCGGTCGCCGAGACCGTGCAGCGTGCGCGCCGCCGTCCCGGAAGCTTCGGATTCGTCGGCGCCAACGGCGGCGTCATGAGCAAGTACTCCACCGCCGTGTACTCGACGACCCCGCGCGAATGGCAGGCCGACCGCTCCGCGTCGATCCAGGCGCAGATCGACACCGTCGAGGCCGTGCCGCAGGTCAGCCGCGCCCGCGGATGGGCCACGATCGAGACCTACACCGTGAAGCACGACCGCGCGGGCCGCAAGACGGGCATCGTGATCGGCCGGCTGGAGAAGACCGGCGAGCGGTTCGTCGCGATGGGGCTCGAGGGCGACGACGAGATCGTCGCGCTGCTCGAGTCGGAGCAGCCGATCGGCCGGCGCGTGTGGGCGCTCTCGACGGGGCCCGGCAATCGCGTCACGACCAGCCCCGAGCGCGCCGACGCCGTGCGCCCGCCGCGGGCCCCCGCGCTGCGCGACGCGTACGAGCACGTGCGCGTCGAGCGGGACGGCCACCTGCTGATCGTCACGATCGACCGTCCCGAGGCGCGCAACGCTCTGTTCCCGCCCGCCCACGAGGAGCTGTCCGACGTCTTCGACGCGTTCTTCGCCGACGGCGACCTGTGGGTCGCGATCATCACGGGCGCCGGAGAGCAGGCGTTCTGCGCCGGCAACGACCTCGTGTACTCCGCGAGCGGCAAGCCCAACTACCTCCCCGAGTCGGGCTTCGCGGGCCTCACGAGCCGGCGCGGCATGAACAAGCCCGTCATCGCCGCCGTCAACGGCTTCGCGATGGGCGGCGGCTTCGAGACCGCGCTCGCCGCCCACCTCGTCGTGGCCGACGAGACGGCGCAGTTCGCGCTCAGCGAGGTGAAGGTCGGCCTCGTCGCCGGCGCCGGGGGCGTGGTGCGGCTTCCGCGCGCGATCCCCGAGAAGGTCGCCAACGAGCTCATCCTCACGGGCCGTCGCATCGGCGCCGAGGAGGCGCGGCAGCTGGGCGTGGTCAGCCGCATCGCGCCGGCCGGCGGCGCGCTCGAGGCCGCCCAGGCGCTCGCGGCCGAGATCCTCGACGGATCGCCGACCTCGGTGCGCATCTCGCTCGAGGTCATGAACGAGACCCGCGGCATCCCCGACGTCGTCGACGCGGTCACGGCGCGCACGTCGGCGTTCGACGACCTCATGTCGAGCTTCGACGCGATCGAGGGCATCACGGCGTTCGCGACGAAGCGCCGGCCGCAGTGGAAGAACCAGTGA
- a CDS encoding LysR family transcriptional regulator, producing the protein MASLDLQRLRCFLAVAEEKHFARAAARLNMTPPPLSRQIKQLERELGGQLFVRGYHDIELTPLGESLVEPVRRALAAVDAVGTLADELSGRDSPLRVGATPFAPTPFLDGFLELLRGEGVPVHDEVVLEFGSSELAKRIVAGALDLALVHLPPPDDTLASMAWNEYRLAIAVRNDDPLAGAESVTMAGLRGRKVVHPLGRLHPKILEDHRHRLEAAGIEAVLDMPGPVGLAEIATQVWSRRLASFVPDVPGTLLGRVFSAPEFVTIPVSGEGLVMRLGIVWSPASKASPIALRRALSLLRNAATPPPAG; encoded by the coding sequence ATGGCATCCCTGGACCTGCAACGACTGCGCTGCTTCCTCGCGGTCGCCGAGGAGAAGCACTTCGCGCGCGCCGCGGCGCGGCTCAACATGACGCCGCCGCCGCTGAGCCGCCAGATCAAGCAGCTCGAGCGCGAGCTCGGCGGCCAGCTCTTCGTGCGCGGCTACCACGACATCGAGCTGACGCCGCTCGGCGAGAGCCTCGTCGAGCCCGTGCGGCGGGCGCTCGCCGCCGTGGACGCGGTCGGGACGCTCGCCGACGAGCTCAGCGGCCGTGACTCCCCGCTGAGGGTCGGCGCGACCCCGTTCGCGCCCACGCCCTTCCTCGACGGCTTCCTCGAGCTGCTGCGCGGCGAGGGCGTGCCGGTGCACGACGAGGTCGTGCTCGAGTTCGGCAGCTCCGAGCTCGCCAAGCGCATCGTCGCGGGAGCGCTCGACCTGGCGCTCGTGCACCTGCCGCCGCCCGACGACACGCTCGCGTCGATGGCCTGGAACGAGTACCGGCTCGCGATCGCCGTGCGCAACGACGACCCGCTCGCAGGGGCCGAGAGCGTCACGATGGCGGGCCTGCGCGGCCGCAAGGTCGTGCACCCGCTGGGGCGGCTGCACCCCAAGATCCTGGAGGACCACCGCCACCGGCTCGAGGCGGCGGGCATCGAGGCCGTGCTCGACATGCCCGGGCCCGTCGGCCTCGCCGAGATCGCGACCCAGGTGTGGTCGCGCCGGCTCGCGTCGTTCGTGCCGGACGTGCCGGGCACCCTGCTCGGGCGCGTCTTCTCGGCGCCCGAGTTCGTCACGATCCCCGTCAGCGGCGAGGGCCTCGTCATGAGGCTCGGCATCGTCTGGTCACCGGCGTCGAAGGCCTCTCCCATCGCGCTGCGGCGCGCGCTCTCGCTGCTGAGGAACGCCGCGACACCGCCGCCCGCCGGCTGA
- a CDS encoding TetR/AcrR family transcriptional regulator — MSAEAPASVGRPRDPAVDERVLRAAVALFGDVGWSGFTFDGIARRASVGKAAIYRRWSSKEELLVDALSHDLNVVEDADTGSLRGDLLSIARQLMASYLGDAGRAFMRLNVESGAAEAIGERYAAWSTSQVRAARATVRRAIARGELSPGAPTTLIMDTLCGGAINHAAATPPHLRDRVRAGADAYAEALVDFVLTAAKAAG, encoded by the coding sequence GTGAGCGCAGAGGCACCCGCGTCGGTCGGCCGCCCCCGCGACCCCGCCGTCGACGAGCGGGTGCTGCGGGCGGCGGTCGCGCTGTTCGGCGACGTCGGCTGGTCGGGCTTCACCTTCGACGGCATCGCGCGCCGGGCGAGCGTGGGCAAGGCGGCGATCTACCGGCGGTGGTCCTCGAAGGAGGAGCTCCTCGTCGACGCCCTCTCGCACGACCTGAACGTCGTCGAGGATGCCGACACCGGCAGCCTGCGCGGCGATCTGCTCAGCATCGCGCGGCAGCTCATGGCCAGCTATCTCGGCGACGCGGGACGGGCGTTCATGCGCCTGAACGTCGAGTCGGGAGCGGCTGAGGCCATCGGCGAGCGCTATGCGGCCTGGAGCACCTCCCAGGTCCGCGCCGCGCGGGCGACGGTGCGCCGGGCGATCGCGCGCGGCGAGCTGTCGCCCGGCGCGCCGACCACCCTCATCATGGACACCCTGTGCGGCGGGGCGATCAATCACGCGGCCGCGACCCCGCCGCACCTGCGCGATCGGGTGCGCGCGGGGGCCGACGCCTACGCCGAGGCCCTCGTAGACTTCGTGCTGACGGCGGCGAAGGCCGCCGGCTGA